The Microbacterium luteum nucleotide sequence GTGGTGCAGCTCGCGGTAGGCGTCACGCGACCGTGATGGAGCACCCGACGTGGTCACGTCGCCGAACATCTCGTCGAAGGCCGGTACCCCCGAAGGCGTCCGCCGGGGTGTCTGGGTGGACCCGTAGCCGTCGAAGAGATCTCCCATGGGCTTCACCCTAGCCCGCGACGTGTTGCCGTGTTGTTTCCCCCGGGGGCTTGACGAGGGCTCAGTCCTTGCGCTCGAGCGCCGCCACCACGGCGCAGCCGTCACCGATTCGTCACCTCCTCTCGGCGCGCCCACGTACAGGCCGACGTAGCCTGAGACGGTGACCGAGGCCGTGCGAACATCGAGGGGATCCGGCGCCGCCGCAGCAGCAGCCGGTATCGCCGCCGCCACGCTCGGCGCGGGCGCCGGCGAGCTCACCGCGGCACTGGCGGCTCCCGCATCCAGCCCCTTCGCGGTGGTCGGCGGCGCACTGATCGACGCCGCCCCCGCCTGGGCGAAAGACCTCGCGATCGACTGGTTCGGCACGGCCGACAAGATCGCGCTCACCGTGGGCATCGCCCTCGTGCTCGCGGTCGTGGCGGCGTGGGCGGGGTGGGCGGAGCTCCGGCGCCCGCCCGCCGGAGCGGTCATCGCGGTCGCCCTCGGTGCGGTCGCGGCGATCACCGCCCTTCTCAGCGATACCGGCGACCCGCTGCCTTTCCTCCCCGGCATCCTGGCCGGTGCCGTCGCCGGCGGCACGCTGCACGTGCTGGTCGGGATGCTGCGCCCGAAGCCGCCGCGCAGAGGCACCGACACCGCCTCCGAGCTGCCGAATCGCCGGGCCTTCTTCGCCTGGACGGCCGTCGCCGCGGTCGGCGGGGCCCTCGCCGTCGCGGCGGGCAACGCGGCCCGTGCCGGATCCCGTGCGATCACGACCGTGCGCGACGCCGTCGTGCTCCCCGCACCGGCCACCACCGCGCCGCCCGTACCGGCGGGCGCCGAGCTGGGCGTCGACGGCCTTGCGCCGGTGATCACCCCGAACGCGGAGTTCTACCGCATCGACACGGCCATCATCGTGCCGTCGATCGATCCCGCGGACTGGGAGCTGCGCATCCACGGCCTGGTGGAGGAGGAGGTCGTGCTCACGTGGGACGAGCTGCTCGCCCTGCCGCTGGTGGAGACGACGGTGACACTGTCGTGCGTGTCGAACGCGGTCGGCGGATCGCTCATCGGCAATGCCCGGTGGCTGGGCTACCCCATCCGCGAGCTGCTCGCGCGCGCGAAGCCCACCGGCGACGCCGACATGGTGCTCTCGCGCTCGTCGGACGGTTTCACCGCCGGCACGCCCCTGGAGGCCCTCACCGACGACCGCGACGCGATCCTCGCGGTCGCGATGAACGACGAGCCGCTGCCGCCGGAACACGGGTTCCCGGTGCGCATGGTGGTGCCGGGCCTGTACGGCTACGTGTCGGCGACGAAGTGGGTCGTCGACCTCGAGGTCACCCGGTTCGACGAGGCGACCGCCTACTGGACGGATCGCGGCTGGTCCGAGCGCGGGCCGATCAAGCTGCAGTCCCGCATCGACGTTCCGCGGCGCGGCCGGCAGCTCTCCGCCGGCGAGACGGTCATCGCCGGAATGGCCTGGCAGCCCCACACCGGCGTCGACGGCGTCGAGGTGCAGATCGACGACGGCGACTGGCAGCCCGCGACGCTCGCCGCCGCGATCTCCGACGACACGTGGGTGCAGTGGAGTCTGCCGTGGAGCGCCGAGCCCGGCGAGCACACCCTGCGGTGCCGCGCCATCAGCGCCGACGGCCAGACCCAGACCTCGGAGTCGGCGCCACCGGCCCCGGACGGGGCCACGGGCTGGCACGAGGTCCCGGTGTCGGTGGCGTAGTCCCAGCGGGCGGCGCGGTGTCGGCGGGTGATGCGGTTGTCGTCGGTCGCGTCAGGCGGCGAGCACGACCTTCAGCTGCTCGATCGCCCAGTCCAGCTCGGTCGCGCGGATCGTCAGCGGCGGGGCGATGCGGATCGTCGCCCCGTGCGTGTCCTTGACCAGCACACCCCGCCCGAGCAGGCGCTCGGCCACCTCGCGGCCACTGCCGACGCTCGGGTCGATGTCGACGCCGGCCCAGAGGCCCGCCACGCGCACGGCGGTGACACCGTTCCCGACCAGCCCCTGCAGCTTCGCCTCGAGGTGCTCGCCGAGCGCCTTGGCGCGCGTCTGGAACTCCCCCGAGGCGAGCATCTCGACCACGCGGGCGCCGACGGCGGCGGCGAGCGGGTTGCCCCCGAAGGTCGAGCCGTGCTCGCCGGGCTTGATGACCCCGAGCACGTCGCGGTCGGCGACGACCGCCGAGACGGGCAGGATGCCGCCGCCGAGCGCCTTGCCGAGCAGGTAGACGTCGGGCACGACGCCCTCGCGGTCGCACGCGAAGGTCTCGCCGACGCGACCGAGGCC carries:
- a CDS encoding molybdopterin-dependent oxidoreductase — protein: MTEAVRTSRGSGAAAAAAGIAAATLGAGAGELTAALAAPASSPFAVVGGALIDAAPAWAKDLAIDWFGTADKIALTVGIALVLAVVAAWAGWAELRRPPAGAVIAVALGAVAAITALLSDTGDPLPFLPGILAGAVAGGTLHVLVGMLRPKPPRRGTDTASELPNRRAFFAWTAVAAVGGALAVAAGNAARAGSRAITTVRDAVVLPAPATTAPPVPAGAELGVDGLAPVITPNAEFYRIDTAIIVPSIDPADWELRIHGLVEEEVVLTWDELLALPLVETTVTLSCVSNAVGGSLIGNARWLGYPIRELLARAKPTGDADMVLSRSSDGFTAGTPLEALTDDRDAILAVAMNDEPLPPEHGFPVRMVVPGLYGYVSATKWVVDLEVTRFDEATAYWTDRGWSERGPIKLQSRIDVPRRGRQLSAGETVIAGMAWQPHTGVDGVEVQIDDGDWQPATLAAAISDDTWVQWSLPWSAEPGEHTLRCRAISADGQTQTSESAPPAPDGATGWHEVPVSVA